From the Temnothorax longispinosus isolate EJ_2023e chromosome 6, Tlon_JGU_v1, whole genome shotgun sequence genome, one window contains:
- the LOC139814056 gene encoding uncharacterized protein, whose product MKDSENDININSDTSESCLICLNQPLQKTQEKPIIDQSFENAEIHLESIDTSISPPSTVMKDSENDINTNSDTSESCLETNELELFSLETLNYCLKQIKFPEGWAHLKLMFLGQDSIIVGYWHANRPALKEFVINIDGSVDVFINKKAVSIPGIKPGTTTNNVINNIQVLEKVLLCDGSGIAERHSSLCKGYVLPNQVHFKYNHVRCVPCKKLIAKNSRQQKKQLSQSVKAQAKRQKSRKTVKYEKAKNKRMKTKLVELKAEVARLKKNCAKANKAVVEKEISNLPQAQQEAVRACFSSAKVKSKGRRYTKQWIYECLLMRIKNRKLYEHLRSHEILALPHVDTVNKYVKCMGSTYGFSSTMFDMLRTKAEQMEPAEKRGILLADEMKLSEALKFDRDSCLFHGFVNLGDYTPESHELGDHALVFMYQPFRGSWVQAVACFLSKGCANSNVLQCLVLECIILLEKSGFLCDGVTTDGATWNRSMWKKFGITESNISCQHPYDPDRKLWFLSDFPHLIKNFRNFITSQLEIWTPDGVIKKKHWKAVIESKHHPYCLKVAHIN is encoded by the exons ATGAAGGATTCAGAGAATGACATTAATATCAACTCAGATACATCAGAGTCATgcttaatttgtttaaaccaGCCTCTTCAGAAAACACAAGAAAAGCCCATTATTGACCAATCCTTTGAAAACGCAGAAATTCATTTAGAATCAATAGACACATCAATATCACCACCATCAACCGTCATGAAGGATTCAGAGAATGACATTAATACCAACTCAGATACATCAGAGTCATGCTTAGAGACTAATGAATTAGAGTTATTCTCACTGGAAACGCTGAATTATTGTCTCAAACAAATCAAATTTCCAGAAGGCTGGgctcatttaaaattgatgtTTTTGGGACAAGATTCTATAATAGTGGGATATTGGCACGCAAATCGCCCAGCGCTAAAAGAATTTGTCATAAACATCGATGGATCTGTTgat gtttttattaacaaaaaagcgGTGTCTATACCTGGAATAAAACCTGGTACAACTACTAATAATGTGATAAACAACATTCAAGTTCTGGAAAAAGTGTTGCTATGCGATGGCAGTGGAATAGCAGAAag GCATTCCAGTTTGTGCAAAGGATATGTACTACCTAATCAAGTACACTTTAAGTATAACCATGTTCGATGTGTACCATGTAAAAAGTTGATTGCCAAGAATTCTCGCCAGCAGAAAAAACAGTTGAGCCAATCAGTCAAGGCACAAGCCAAACGccaaaaaagtagaaaaacagtaaaatatgaaaaggCGAAGAATAAGAGAATGAAAACCAAG ctgGTGGAACTGAAAGCCGAGGTTGCCCGATTGAAAAAGAATTGCGCAAAGGCAAATAAAGCCGTGGTAGAGAAAGAAATTTCGAATTTACCTCAGGCGCAACAGGAAGCGGTCAGAGCATGCTTCTCTTCAGCGAAAGTAAAGAGTAAAGGACGACGATACACTAAACAATGGATATATGAATGCTTACTCATGAGGATTAAAAACAGAAAGCTCTACGAGCATCTGAGATCACATGAGATTCTTGCTTTACCTCATGTTGACACTGTGAATAAGTATGTGAAATGCATGGGCAGTACATATGGGTTTAGTAGCACCATGTTTGATATGTTGCGTACAAAAGCTGAGCAGATGGAACCGGCTGAAAAAAGAG GTATTCTCCTTGCTGATGAAATGAAACTGTCTGAAGCCTTAAAGTTTGATAGAGATTCCTGTCTGTTTCATGGATTTGTAAACCTAGGCGATTATACACCTGAATCTCATGAACTAGGTGATCATGCTCTTGTGTTCATGTATCAACCGTTTCGCGGCTCGTGGGTACAGGCGGTTGCATGCTTTCTCAGCAAGGGTTGTGCCAACAGTAATGTATTGCAATGCCTCGTTCTCGAATGCATCATACTCCTTGAAAAGAGTGGATTTCTTTGTGATGGTGTTACCACAGATGGTGCAACGTGGAATCGAAGTATGTGGAAGAAATTTGGAATTACcgaaagtaatatttcttGTCAACATCCTTACGATCCTGACAGAAAGTTATGGTTTTTGTCTGATTTCCCCCATCTGATAAAAaacttccgtaattttattacatcacAACTGGAGATATGG ACACCCGATGGagtgataaaaaagaaacattggAAGGCAGTAATAGAGTCCAAACATCATCCTTATTGTTTGAAAGTTGCTCATATAAATTGA